TCCCCGTGCATCACGGCAATGATGGAAGCCCCGGTGTGGGTCCGGATCCGGGATTCGGCAATCTGTTTGTCCACAAACGGAGATTCCGGGGTGAGCTTGATCCATTCCATGACCAGCTGTTTCTGAAAGATCTGCATTTTATCGTCATCCACGGGCTGGTATGTGGCCCCTAAAAGCTGGGCACCCATTTCCCGGGTTTCTTCGGATGTCAATGTCAGAAAATAATCCGCCTCATCTTCGTCGGAATCCTGAAAAAAATACAGGTCCCGTTTGCCGGAGTGATGGATAATGACCACGACTTTCTGTTGTTCCGCAGTCAGGAAAGAAATTTTTTTGCCCACACCGGGCAGATCTGCCATTTTAACTTCCACATGTCACCTCATAAATTTTTGGATTATAATCCTATATTTCATATAAATTTTTGGATTTAACTGCAGCGCAGCGGTGTTTGATTTTGTCCACATAGGCCTGGATATCGCATTTGCGTTCCAGGCCGGAGGCGGCCATGTACCGGATCTTGCCGAAGATGGCCCGTTCGGCCCAGCCCCGGTCGTGGATGCCGTACAGCCAGGCCACGCCGGTGTAGGAGTTGGGGTCTCTGCCGTCCAGAAAATACCGGTTGTTCAACGCCAGCGTGGTCTCAAACGCCTGTTTCGGGGAAGGGGACCATTCCAGGATTTTCTTGCCCCAGTACATGCGCATGTAATTGTGCATGAACCCGGTGCAGGTCATTTCCATCATGGCTGCGTTCCAGTAAGGATCATGGGTGACGGCATCCACCAGTTCCTGTTCTGAATACAGATGGTCTCTGGGATCGGTTTCATGGTCGGCCAGGGTGTTTTTGGCCCACCCGGGAATCACATCAAAAGAATCATAATCAGGCGTGTAGTACACAAAATTGAAGGCCAGCTCCCGCCGGATGATCAATTGTTCGATAAACGCATCCCGGGCATCTGACAGGGATGGATCTACGTCCATGACCCCTAAGGCCAGGTACAATGGGGAGATTTGCCCGAAATGCAGGTACGGGCTCATGTGGGAGATGTCATCGGTCTGGGGCTGGTTGCTGTGCCGGTCATAGTTTTTCAGACCATTGGCCAGAAATGTCTGAAACCGCTTTTCCGCATGAGAAGTGCCGCCAGGGAAAAACCGGGAGACCGGGGGAACGGTCCTGTCCAGGGACAGGGTGTCGCGCACGGCCTGGGGATCTGTGATGTCCAGGCTGTCAAACGACAGGTTCAGAGACGAATGTTTCAGGTCTTTCAAAGGCAGCGGCATGAGAAAATCCGCCAGCACCTTGTGCAGCCGGGGCCGGATGGTTCGGGCCGCATATTCCTTTTTGGTGGTGGCCGCAGCCACGGGCACCACCACATCGGTTTCCACCAGGATGACCGGGCAGCCGGCATTTTTAGCCACCCGGCCCCGCCATTGTCTCTGATGCCGCAGATATCCGGCATCACACACGATCAGGGCCGCCTGTCCGCCTAAATTCAGGGCCGCGTCGGGCGGGTTCCCTTTGAGCACCACCAGCTGGATGCCCCGGTCCGCCAGTGCGGTGCGGGTTTCAGCCAGCCCTTCCAGCATAAACGTGTAATGCCGCAGGTTGGCGTCCGGATACGTGTCGGTCAGGCCGAACCCCACCACCAGGGGCAGACCCAGCCGGTTGGCCTGATCTGCGGCAAATTCCAGGGCATGGTTGAACACGGCCCTCTGGGACTGCTGCATCCAGTAGAGCACATAATCCTTATTCGGGGACGGTTTCTGGATCCGGTCGCGGTTGAGGTGGTGGATACGGGCCGGATGGATGGTCATTCGAATATTTTCTCGTCTGCTGCCGAAGATTCCTGAGCGTCTTCTTCCATGTCCCGGATCTTTCCGGCGGATTTATCTTTCCAGTAGGCTTTGTACCATTCATTGGCAATGATCATGGCCATCACCTCATTGGTGCCGGTCCAGATGGATGCCAGGCGAAGATCCCGGAAGATCCGTTCCACGGGATAGATATTGGTGTACCCGATGCCGCCCATGACCTGCATGGCGTTGTGCACGGCTTTCTGGCAGGATTCCGTGACAAATTTTTTGGACTCCGACACCAGACGACGAATCTGCTTGTCATGGACACCTGCATCCACGGCCCGGGCCGTGGTGTAGATCATGGCCCGGGCTGCATCCAGAAGCGTCACGGCTTCAGCCACCTGGAACGACACCCCCTGGAACTGGGCCACGGGCCGGCCGAATGCCTTGCGTTTAGAGGTGTATCCCGTGGCGATGTCCACGGCCGGCACGGCGGCCCCGATGGTCATGGCGGCCGTGCCCAGGCGCTCGGGGATCATCATGGTGTTGAATACCTTGACCCCCTGGTTGAGGCCGCCCACCCGGTTTTCTTTGGGTACTTTCACATCCTTGAATACCATGCGGGCGGCCCCGCCGCCCCGGCATCCCATCAGGCCGTAAAGATACCGGGTTTCCACCCCGTCGGTGCGGTCCACAATAAAGCAGGAGATACCGTTGCGGGGCTCGGCATCCGGGTCGGTTTTCGCATACACCAGAAAATAATCCGCCCCTTCTCCGCCCACGATGAACCGTTTCTGGCCGTTGAGAACAAAATGGTCGCCTTTGTCCACGGCCGTGGTGGTGGTGCCGAAAAAATCAGACCCGCCCCGGGGTTCGGTGAGGCATTCCGCCGCAAAAATCTCGCCTTTGAGCAACGGTTTGACATATTTTTCTTTCTGGGCATCCGTACCGTGGAGAATGATGGCATCACACACCAATTCTGCGCCCACCCCAAAGGTGCAGGCAAAAATATATCCCAGCACCCCGATCTCTTCCATGACCATGCAGGTGGACACCCAGTCCATGCCTCTTCCGCCCCATTTTTCCGGATACCGGCACCCCATCAGGTTCCGGCGGCCGGCTTCCTGTAAAAATTCTCTGGGGAACCGGATCTTGTCCGCATCCATATCCAGGATCATCTGCCGGGGAATGGTTTTGACAAAATCCCGGGCCTCCTGCTTCAGTTGTTTTTGCTTTTCATTTAAAAGATAATCAAACATGAATGCATTTCCTTGTTTTTTTTGGCTGATATATTGCACCACGAAGGACACGAAGAGCACGAAGGGTTAAAGGACGAATCGTTTGATACCGTGTTTGAGCTTTGTGACATTGAAATTGATCAAAAGTCCGGTTCTGATATCCGCCAATTTCATGTAAGTCAGCAATTGTGCATCATCAAATTCCTTTCTTCGTGCTCTTCGTGTCCTTCGTGATATTATTTTATATATTGCTGTATATGTTGTGCCTTCAGGAGTCAAGTATATGTCTTCTTTTTTCGAGTTTTAAAAAACCGGGATTTGACTTTTTGCTGGATTTGGGGCAATGTTTTTCCCGAAAGGAAAATCCATGCAAGAACCCATTGATCTGAACTGGAAGGAATTCGGCAGTGCATTGCTCAATGCCACGCCCAGCGGGGTGGCCGTATTTGACAATTCGCTCCAGGCCCTGATATCCAACCCGCCGGCCAGAAACTGTCTGGGGCTGTATCCCGGTGCTTTTTTGTCGGCCACCATTCCCTCCCTGACTGCATCGGCCCGGAAAGTCCTGTCGGATCAGATTGTTGAAACCGGCCTGATCGTGGAAAAAAACGACAGCCGGTATTCAGTGATGCTGGGGCCGGTTCACCATGGCAACGCCGCCATCGGCATCATTGCCATTTTTGAAGACATGACCGCGCTGACCAATATCACCAACCGCATGAAAGGGTTTCAGCAGCTGTCCATTGAGCTGGACACCATCATTGACAGCTCCAATGACGGGTTGTGGATCTGTGACGGCAACGGGGTGGTGGTGAGGGTCAATCCGGCATCGGAAAAAATGATCGGGCTGACAGCCGCAGAGGTTGTGGGCAAGCACATGACCGAGCTGGTGGAAAAAAAACTGGTGGACCGGTCCGTGACCCTGGAGGTGCTCAAAACCAGGCAGAAGGTCTCCCTGGTCCAGAAAACCCGCATCGGGCGTGATCTGCTTTTGACTGGGACGCCTGTGTTTGACAAGAACGGAGACCTGTTCAGGGTGGTGATCAATGAGCGGGATATCACGGAAATCACCCGGCTGCAGGAGCAGCTCCGAGAAAATGTCGAGCTGACCGAGCAGTATAAACGGGACATGCTGGAAAAACAGATTGAAGAGACCGAATCTCGCCACATAGTTGCCAGGAGCGACAATTTCCGGAAAATCGTTCAAAAAGCGGTCAAGCTGGCCCAGGTGGACACCACTGTGTTGATTTTAGGGGAAAGCGGCACTGGCAAGGGTGTGATTGCCGACCTGATCCACCGGTATTCCGCCAGGGCCGGTCATCCCATGATCCGGATCAATTGCGGGGCCATCCCGGATACCCTGGTGGAAAGCGAGTTGTTCGGATATGAAAAAGGGGCGTTCACCGGTGCCGGTCACAAGGGCAAGCCCGGTAAGTTTGAAACTGCGGACAAGGGGATCATTTTCCTGGACGAGATTGCCGAGCTGCCTCTGGCATCCCAGGTGAAACTGCTCAAATTCCTGGAGGACGGGGTGATCTCCCGGGTGGGCAGCACCCGGGGGCGGCAGGTGGATGTGCGGATCATTGCCGCCACCAACCGGGATTTAAAGGAGATGATCCAGGACAATCTGTTCCGCAGCGACCTGTACTTCCGGCTTCATGTGGTTCCTTTGACCATTCCGCCGCTCCGGGAGCGCGCCGGGTGCCTAGTCCCGCTGATCACCCATTACCTGGACCGGTTTGCAGGCAAATATGAGAAGCCCAGGATGGCCGTGTCCAGGGAGGCCGCAGATGCCCTGACCGCCTACCCGTTTCCGGGAAATGTCCGGGAACTGATCAATATCTGTGAACGCCTGGTGGTCATGGCCCGGAAACCGCAGATTGAGTACGAGGACCTGCCCGGCAGTATCCGGGAGGCCATACTCTCCTGTGACACCGGTGACACGGCTTGGCATCCGGGCCTCACCCTGTCCCAGATGGTGGCGGACCTGGAAAAAAAAATGCTGGTCCGGGCGTTGAAAAAAGGAAAAACCCAGGTCAATGCCGCCGGGATGCTTGGGATCAACCAGTCCACCATTGCCAGGAAAATCAAAAAATACGGCCTGGACAGGCCTTGACCGAAAGATTCCCCCGCTCAGTTCAGGACAGCTCGTCCGTTCAGGGATGATACGTCAGCCGATGAGACCCCCCACGTTCCGGAACAACCCGGCAGAATCAGGACAGGGATGTTTCGGAAACCATCTCTTTCACCGCCTCAATGGACTGTTCCACCTCCTTTTGTGTGGTGTTCCAGCCAAGACTGAACCGGACCGCGCCGCCGGGAGAGGTGCCGATCGCCTCATGCACCAGTGGGGCGCAGTGCAGGCCGGTTCGAACCGCAATGCCGTAATCGCCGTCCAGGATCATGCCCGCATCTGATGGGTGAATTCCGTCGATGTTGCAGGTAACCAGGGGCACATGTCCCGGGCCGGGGGCGGTGCCGTAGACGGTCACCCCGCCGATGGCGGCCAGGCCCTGCCGTAACTGGGATGCCAAGGCGGCTTTGCGTTGAAGCGTCTTCCGGAAGCCGGATGTTTCCAGAAAGATCAATCCCTCGTCTAGGCCGATGATTCCCAAAAGGTTCAGGGTACCGGTTTCCAGGCGGTGGGGAAAGGCTTCGGGTTGGTCCAGACGAAGGGATTCCACGCCCGTGCCGCCGAACCGGGTAGGGGATATCCGGACATCCGGCAGGGTCACCAGCCCTCCGGTTCCGGTGGGACCCAGCAGGGCCTTGTGCCCGGTGAAGGCCAGGGCGCTCACGTGCCAGGATTCCATGTCAATGGGGATAAATCCCGCACTCTGGGCCGTGTCGATCACCAGCGGGATCCCCCGGTTCCGGCAGATCTGTCCGATTCCGGCAATGGGCTGGACCGTTCCCAGTACGTTGGAAGCGTGGTTGATCACCACCAGCCGGGTATGGTCACGGATGGCTCTGGCGATCGCCTCCGGAGTGACGATACCTCGGGAATCGAATTCCACAAGCGTGTAGTCGATACGGCCGGATTGCCGGAGGTGGTACAGGGGCCGGAGCACGGAATTGTGTTCCAACGTCGTGGACACCACGTGGTCGCCCGGGCGCGTCATTCCTGAAATGGCCAGGTTCAGGGCATCCGTGGCATTGCTGGTGAACACGACCCGGTCGGGATCCGGGGCCCCGAACCAGGCGGCGATCCGCTGCCGAACCTGGTGGATGTATTGCCCGGCCTCCACGGCCATGTCATACCCGCCCCGTCCCGGGGAACACCCCATTCGGCGGTACCGGGCCGTCATCCGGTCCAGCACCCCGGACGGCCGGGGAAAGGTGGTGGCCGCATGGTCCATGTAGATGAACGGGTTGTCCATATTCGGTTTCTTGTTTTCCATATCGGTTATGTCACATGCAGGATTTGGGGTTGGGAAGCCCGGCCAGGCGCCGGGCCCCGAATTTGATTCCTCCGGGAAAAAGGGCCTCGATCCGGCTGATACGCATGTTTATGCCGTTCCTGAGGACGTTGTTTAAGGGGGCCCGCCCGTTGCAGTAATAATAGTCCCTGAGGAACCGCAGCACGTTCAGGTGGTCATCGCCCAGGGGGTCCAGCCCGGTTTCCACCGCCAGAAACCGGGCCGTGTCTTCGGTCCAGTCATCCGGGTCATCGAAAAACCCCTCGCTGTCAAAAACAATCTGCCGTCCATGAATGATCCGGGTCCGGGGACCGGGGGTACGGGAGTCTTCCCAGCTCACGGGTTATTTCCCTTTTTCCGCCAGTTTTGCCTTGACCTTTTCAGGGGTGGCCGGCAGGTCGGTGACCCAGATGCCGCAGGCGTTGTACAGCGCATTGATGATGGCCGGGGCCGTAGGAACCATGGTCATCTCCCCGACGCCCACCGCGCCGGCAGGCCCCCGGGTCCGCGGGGTCTGGAGCAGGATCGTTTCCATGTCAAAAGCGGTTTTCATACTGGGGAACCGGAAGGTGGCCCAGTCCTTTGTCTGGCCAGCGATATACTGCTCCCGCAGCGCAAACCCGGCCCCCATGTCCATGCCGCCATGGAGTTGTCCTTCCACATTCTGGGGATGGATCAGGACCCCGGCGTCGCAGGCCGTGGTCATCCGGATGATCCGGATTCCGCCGGTCCGGGTGTCCACCTCGATTTCCGCCAGCTGGATGGCATGGACCTGGGAATCGAAAGACGGTCCCTGGCCGGTTTTTTCGTCCAGGGTGCCGGCATGGGCGGATTTTTTCCTGCCAATGTACCGGACCGGTTTGCCGGCTTTTTTCAGGTCCCCCGCAGTTTTGGCACCCACTTCCGCCATGGCGTTTTTCAACGCATTGACCGCCTCCACCAGGGCCCCGCCCACCATGAAGGTCAGGCGGCTGCCGGCAGCCGGTCCCGTGGCCGTGGTCAGATCCGTGTCCCGGGTCACCAGCCGGATTTTGTCTAGGGGAAGGTGCATGTGCCGGGCCGCCAGCTGGGTCAGCATGGAATCGGTGCCTTCCCCGGGATCCGCTGCCGCCGCATATATGGTGATGCCGCCGTCGCTGTCCAGCTCGACTGCGGCAATGGCGCTGTCCCCGGGGCCGCCGATGCCGAATGCCCCGGCAGCCAGTCCGACCCCCCGGATCAGGGTGTCATGCGCAAATGCCGTTGCCTCCCGGATCGCCAGTTCGTAATTCGGACGGATGGCATCGCACAGCTCTGGAAACGGCCACTGGTCCACGGCTTGGCCCGTGGATTTGGTCTGGCCCGGGACCAGGGAGTTGAGTTGTCTGAACCGGAGCGGGTCAATGCCCAGTTTGGCAGCCAGCATGTCCATGGCGCATTCCAGGGCGAAATGGGCCTGTGGCGGTCCCGCCCCCCGGGCTGCGCTGCCCCATGGGTTGTTGGTATAGACCAGGCGGGACAGACAGTGGACATCTGGAATGTGATAGGACCCGGAGAGCATGAGCAGGGCACGGTTGACAATGACGTTTCCGTTGGAGTGATACGCCCCGTTGTCCACCACCATATCCATGTCCAGACCGGTCAGGCGGTGGGCCGCGTCCGCCCCTAACGTCACATTCATCTGGAATGAATGCCGCTTGGAGGACATCTGCATCGATTCTTCGAGCCCGGGGATGTAGCGTACGGGCTGCCGGAAATGCAGGGCCGCGGCTGCGGCAATGCCTTCGGAGGTGATTTCCAGCTTGATGCCGAACTGGCCCCCTGAAAACGCCTCCACATACCGCATGTTCTCCCACCCCACCGCCTCCTGGAGCATACCCAGGTGGTGGTGGATGTTGATGCTCCTGCCGATCACCACCAGCTGTTTCTCTTCACCCGATCCTTCCATGAAAGCGGCGCATGCTTCCGGTTCCAGCGGGGCCTGGTGGTTGGTCTGAGTCTTGAAACGGGCCTGAATGACCGCGTGAGACCCTTCCAGCGCTTTTTTGGCATCCCCCTTGATCTGGGGCTGGGTAAAGCACAGGTTTGGCCACTGGTCATGGATCTGGACGGCATCCGAAGTCAAAGCTTCCATGGGGTCGGACAGCACGGGCAGCAGGGTGTAGGTGATATCGATTTCTGCCAATGCGTCCAGGGCCTGCTGCCGGGTGGCGGCCGCCACCACGGCCACGGGGTCCCCGATATACCGGACCCGGTCTTCGCACAAGACCGGGCGGTCAGGAACCATGTACTTGAGCCGGTTCGTGCCCTGGATGTCCTTTGCCGTCATCACACCGGCCACCCCTGGGCAGGCCAGGGCCTTTGACACATCGATGGACAAGATGTCGGCATGGGCGTGGGGACTGCGCAGGGCTGCCAGCTCCAGGGCGCCGGGTATCCGGATATCCGCGGTAAAGGCGGCGGTGCCGCAGGCCTTGGCCATTGCCGAGGGCCGTGGATGGTTCACCCCCATCAGGCCGGACCCAGCCCCGGGAGCCACCTGTTCCGGCGTGGTGTCACCCCTGAGGAAGCGGGCGGCCAGCTGCACCGCCTCGATGATCTTGGTATACCCGGTGCACCGGCACAGGTTCCGGCGCAGGGCATGTTTGATCTCCTCGGGGGTCGGGGTGAGAGTTTGATCCAAGAGGGCTTTGGCGGCCATGATCATGCCGGGGGTGCAGAACCCGCACTGGATGGCACCGGCCAGCAAAAACGCCTGCTGGATCAGATGGGGATTATCCGGTGTTCCCAGGCCTTCCACCGTGATGACATCCGCGCCGCCCAGTTTTTCGACCCGGGTGAGGCAGGACAGCACCGCTTTGCCGTTCACGATCACCATGCAGGCCCCGCACTGGCCTTTCCGGTCGCAGGACTGTTTGGTTCCGGCAAGGCCCAGGGTGTCACGGAGCAGATCCAAAAGGACCAGTGTGTCATCCGCGATCACCTGGACCGGTTTGCCGTTGACGCGCAAATTGACTATCTTCATTGACTATCTCCCAAGTATTGCATCCCTTTTATAAGGTTTTATACGATTTTTTCATCAGGTGTTCCAGTCCCTTTTTCCGGATGGTCCCGGTGCGTCAGGGCACCTGGTTTACTTTTCCAGAGATGAAAATCCGTCTTCCAGTATGGACAGGCCTTTGTCAAGTTCTTCATCCGTGATGACAAACGGCATCAGGGTCCGGATCACATTGCCGAAATTGCCGCATGAAAGAATCACCAACCCCTTGTCGTAGCAGATCTGGGTCAGTTTTTTGGCGGCGTCCGTGGCCGGTTCTTTTGTGTCGCGGTCATTGACCAGTTCCAGGGCCAGCATGGGACCTTTGCCCCGGACTTCGCCGATGATCTCATGGCGGTCCGCCAGTTCGGCAAACCGTTTTTGCAGGATGTCACCCAGCTGCCGGGACCGTTCCAGCAGATTGTCTTCAAACAAAATCTCCAGAACGGCCAGGGCGGCCTGGCAGGACAGAGGATTGCCGCTGTAAGTGCCGCCCAGACCCCCGGGATGCGGGGCATCCATGAGTTCAGAGCGTCCCGTGACCGCACTCAAAGGCATGCCGCCGGCCAGGCTTTTGGCCTGGGTGACGATATCCGGTTCAATGCCCCAGTGTTCAGTGGCCAGGAATTTGCCGGTCCGGCCGGCACCGGACTGGACTTCGTCCATGATCAGCAGGATGCCGTATTTTTTAGCAATGGCCGCCAGTTTCGGGAAATATTCCGGCGGCGGGGTGACAAATCCGCCTTCCCCCTGGATGGGTTCGGCAATAATGGCGGCACAGGATTCCGGGTCCACATGGGTGATGAAAAATGATTCAATCATCTCTATACAGGCAATGTTGCAGGACGGATAAGTGCATCCCATGGGGCACCGGTAGCAGTAGGCATAGGGCAGGCGGTACACTTCCGGGGCAAACGGACCGAACCCGTATTTATAAGGTTTGATTTTGCTGGTCAAAGACATGGTCATCAGCGTCCGGCCGTGAAATCCGTTTTCAAACGCGATCACTGCCGGGCGTTTGGTGGCGTACCGGGCGACTTTTACGGCGTTTTCCACGGCTTCGGCCCCGGAGTTGGCAAACATGGTTTTTTTGGCAAAATCTCCGGGAACCAGGTCATTGAGTTTTTTTGCCAGCTCAATATATGAATCATACATGCCCACGTGAAAACAGGTGTGGATGAACCGGTCCGCCTGATCCTTGATGGCTTTGACCACTTTGGGATGGGCATGGCCCACGTTGTTGACCCCGATGCCGCCGGCAAAGTCGATGAATGTTTTACCGTCCACATCGGTCATGGTCGCACCGCTGGCTTTTGCAATCACGGCCGTGGTGAGATTGGCCGGTCCCTGGGCCACATGTGCTTTTCTGAGCTCATTGAAATACTCGGTTTTGTTGGAAGTCATTTTGTTTCTCCAGAAAAATTGAAATTATTATAAAGGTTGATACCATTCAATCTGTAAGTAGTGTTATACATCATTATTATTCAAGTTGATTAAATCAAAAAAAAAGAACAAAAAATTTGCTTGATACTCAGGTTGAGCAAAATATGTGCCAAAAAAGCTTTTATTAGAAGGCTGTTTCTGTAATTAAAAAGCTTTTATTAGAAGACTGTTTCTGTAATTAAAAAGCTTTCCGTCAAGTTTTTTGTTTTCGGTTTGCAAGCTTTGACACTAAAAAAATTGAAATAAATCAAATATGCATAATAATGCAATTTTGCATATCAAAAAAGCTTTTTTGTTAATTATTTGATTTAATTGAAAAATATTGTTGAGATGTCGTCTTGTCTTGGCAAAAATATGCAAATATGCATATTTTTGCCAGGTTGGGTAAGGCGTATTTGTTGTTTCGATGAATCATCCACAGTCTGTCACATGATTATTTCATAAAAATAAAATTTTTAAAGCTAAAGATTTAGAATATGATAGATTTTTTTGATTTTGGCATACTAATTGCTGAGGCCAATACAACAAAAAAAGTCACATTTATGATGCATTTAAATCGAATTTTTTGAACACCAAATATTAACCCTTGATCAAGTTAAAGAAAAATTGCAGTCCTGGCTGGCATCATTGGGGTGCAAGCCTAAATAAATATACAAGGAGTTATCGTATGAGTGAAGAAAAATTTGTGGATAAAAGTTGGGGTGACGGGGTGACGATAGAGCCCTATCTGATGTCGGTTTTGTCTAGCCGCATGTTCTGTATTGGTGTTGAAATGACCAATACGATGGTGCGCACAGCACGTTCACTTCTAATGAGTATCTGTAGAGACTTGTCTACAGCTATTTGCGACAGAAATGCAGATGTTATTTCTCTTCCACCCTGTATTCCTGTCCATGTTGCTAACATGGGGCTATCTGTTAGACCGGCATTCAATCATCCTGAAGGTATTCAAGAAGGGGATCTGTTCTTAAACAACTCTCCATATAATGGAAACACACATCATGCAGATTACACCTATATCGCTCCTGTTTTTAGTGATGGTGAACTGATGTTCTGGACTGCAGCAAAAGGGCACCAGGCAGACTGTGGTAATAGTATCCCAAGCACCTACCACCCAACTGCATTGGACCTTTATGAAGAAGGAGCAATTGACTGGCCTTGTGTCAAAATCCAGAAAGGATATAAAGATGTGCATGATCTTATTCGTATTGCCATGATGCGAATTCGTGTGCCTGATCAGTGGTATGGTGATTATCTTGCTGGTGTTGGTTCAGCCAGAATTGGCGAAAGACGACTGCAAGATATGTGCAAAGAATATGGCAATGATGTCATTAAGGAGTTTTGCAACTCTTATCAAGAATACGGTAAAAAAAGAATGGTTGAAGAGATAAAAAAGCTTCCTGCAGGTACTTGGGATTATCGTATCAGTCATGACCGTATACCCGATTTGTTGCCTCAGATTGATATTCATATCAAAGCCACTATCAATCCTGATGAAGGCTATATTACTATAGATTTACGAGACAATGAAGATTCACAGCTTTGTGGTCTAAATCTTTGTGAAGCAACGACGGTTGCCAGCGCCCGGACAGGATTTTTGAATCGTATGCCGGCCGATATGCCGCATAACAATGGGGCCATGTCACGTATACAAGTGCTGACAAGGGAAGGCTGTGTTGTTGGTAAGGCAAAGTATCCTTACTCCTCTTCCCTTGCAACAACTAATGTTGCAGATAGGCTTATTTCTGGTGTTCAGTGTCTTTTCAATCAGATCCCTGAACTCGACTCAAGAGGTATTGCAGAAGGCGGCGCTGTTCAATGTCCGGCAGTATCAGTCATTTCCGGTAAAGACTGGCGTCGAGAGGATGAACCATACGTTAATCAGCTGTTCTGTGGTATGACTGGTGGTCCGGGCACAAATGGCCATGACGGCTGGGTAACTTATCAATATCCTTGTACCGGTGGTGGGCTATATTGGACCAGTACGGAGATTATGGAGCAGCGTTATCCGGTGCTGGTGCGCGAAGAAGAAATTATTCAAGATGGTATCGGTTCAGGGCAATGGGATTCAGCCCCTGCATGTCAATTTATTCTTGCTCCCAGAAAACATCCTATGATGGCCGCATATTCATGTGATGGCCAAGATAATCTTCCCAAAGGCGCAAAGGGAGGTCGAGATGGGCATAAATCAGGGGCATGGAAATATACTATCGCAGAAGGGTTGGATGCAAAAACTGAACTGCC
Above is a window of Desulfotignum balticum DSM 7044 DNA encoding:
- a CDS encoding molybdopterin-dependent oxidoreductase, with the translated sequence MKIVNLRVNGKPVQVIADDTLVLLDLLRDTLGLAGTKQSCDRKGQCGACMVIVNGKAVLSCLTRVEKLGGADVITVEGLGTPDNPHLIQQAFLLAGAIQCGFCTPGMIMAAKALLDQTLTPTPEEIKHALRRNLCRCTGYTKIIEAVQLAARFLRGDTTPEQVAPGAGSGLMGVNHPRPSAMAKACGTAAFTADIRIPGALELAALRSPHAHADILSIDVSKALACPGVAGVMTAKDIQGTNRLKYMVPDRPVLCEDRVRYIGDPVAVVAAATRQQALDALAEIDITYTLLPVLSDPMEALTSDAVQIHDQWPNLCFTQPQIKGDAKKALEGSHAVIQARFKTQTNHQAPLEPEACAAFMEGSGEEKQLVVIGRSINIHHHLGMLQEAVGWENMRYVEAFSGGQFGIKLEITSEGIAAAAALHFRQPVRYIPGLEESMQMSSKRHSFQMNVTLGADAAHRLTGLDMDMVVDNGAYHSNGNVIVNRALLMLSGSYHIPDVHCLSRLVYTNNPWGSAARGAGPPQAHFALECAMDMLAAKLGIDPLRFRQLNSLVPGQTKSTGQAVDQWPFPELCDAIRPNYELAIREATAFAHDTLIRGVGLAAGAFGIGGPGDSAIAAVELDSDGGITIYAAAADPGEGTDSMLTQLAARHMHLPLDKIRLVTRDTDLTTATGPAAGSRLTFMVGGALVEAVNALKNAMAEVGAKTAGDLKKAGKPVRYIGRKKSAHAGTLDEKTGQGPSFDSQVHAIQLAEIEVDTRTGGIRIIRMTTACDAGVLIHPQNVEGQLHGGMDMGAGFALREQYIAGQTKDWATFRFPSMKTAFDMETILLQTPRTRGPAGAVGVGEMTMVPTAPAIINALYNACGIWVTDLPATPEKVKAKLAEKGK
- a CDS encoding hydantoinase B/oxoprolinase family protein, encoding MSEEKFVDKSWGDGVTIEPYLMSVLSSRMFCIGVEMTNTMVRTARSLLMSICRDLSTAICDRNADVISLPPCIPVHVANMGLSVRPAFNHPEGIQEGDLFLNNSPYNGNTHHADYTYIAPVFSDGELMFWTAAKGHQADCGNSIPSTYHPTALDLYEEGAIDWPCVKIQKGYKDVHDLIRIAMMRIRVPDQWYGDYLAGVGSARIGERRLQDMCKEYGNDVIKEFCNSYQEYGKKRMVEEIKKLPAGTWDYRISHDRIPDLLPQIDIHIKATINPDEGYITIDLRDNEDSQLCGLNLCEATTVASARTGFLNRMPADMPHNNGAMSRIQVLTREGCVVGKAKYPYSSSLATTNVADRLISGVQCLFNQIPELDSRGIAEGGAVQCPAVSVISGKDWRREDEPYVNQLFCGMTGGPGTNGHDGWVTYQYPCTGGGLYWTSTEIMEQRYPVLVREEEIIQDGIGSGQWDSAPACQFILAPRKHPMMAAYSCDGQDNLPKGAKGGRDGHKSGAWKYTIAEGLDAKTELPPFANPEMKFGEAIVSHSSSGGGYGDPLDRDPELVNHRAREGWISVEFAKEVYGVVLDTKTEKFAVDVKATGELRKKMKEAKRVEGGSNE
- the gabT gene encoding 4-aminobutyrate--2-oxoglutarate transaminase; its protein translation is MTSNKTEYFNELRKAHVAQGPANLTTAVIAKASGATMTDVDGKTFIDFAGGIGVNNVGHAHPKVVKAIKDQADRFIHTCFHVGMYDSYIELAKKLNDLVPGDFAKKTMFANSGAEAVENAVKVARYATKRPAVIAFENGFHGRTLMTMSLTSKIKPYKYGFGPFAPEVYRLPYAYCYRCPMGCTYPSCNIACIEMIESFFITHVDPESCAAIIAEPIQGEGGFVTPPPEYFPKLAAIAKKYGILLIMDEVQSGAGRTGKFLATEHWGIEPDIVTQAKSLAGGMPLSAVTGRSELMDAPHPGGLGGTYSGNPLSCQAALAVLEILFEDNLLERSRQLGDILQKRFAELADRHEIIGEVRGKGPMLALELVNDRDTKEPATDAAKKLTQICYDKGLVILSCGNFGNVIRTLMPFVITDEELDKGLSILEDGFSSLEK